The genomic DNA AGGCCCGGGGAAATCGACGCGTTGCCACACATTCCGGCGTGGATGGGCGCGGCACGCGACGAAACCCCTCAACCCCGGCTCGCTGGCGCTCGCCACCCCCTCTCCCGCAGCGTGCGGGAGAGGGGGCGGGGGTGAGGGGTGTCGTACCGGTCCGCGACACCGACGGTCGCTTCCCCAGCGCCGACCGGCCCCCGTCGACCACCGTCCACCTCCTGTCGGGGTCAGGCGTGCCTGACCCAGCCGGGCCGTCAGGCCCGGGAACGAACCACGCATCTGCGCCTGTCGGCGCGGACGGGCGAGGCACGTCTCGCCCCCACAGCGGAAATGCCGGCGACGCCTGCGTCGCCCCTCCGGAAACAGAGCGCGAGCGGTTCCCGATGGTCACCGATGTGTCGCCCCTCTGCGGAGAGCAGACGACCGTCGTCTCGGTCGGGATCAGGCCTGCCTGGCCCAGCCAGTCCACGAGGGGCGGCGACCGACTCCGTGTCGATCGCCGGTGGAGAGACTCGGCGCGTGACCCCGTCCACGCCCTCGTATCCGGCCCGTTGCCCGCAGTCGTGCGCCAGAAGGATGCCGTCCGTACCGGTGTGCGGCCCGCGCACACCGGAAGCGGTGCAGAGACCAGCACGCACCGGCGTCCGGCAGTTCCGGTCGGACATCGAGGCAGCGCCGCGCCGACGGCGCGCACGGAGAGACGATCGGCGGAACGCACTGCGGCCCTGCGCGGGGATCCTGGGCCTGTCAGCACCTCCCGCCCGATACGTGGGACAGCGCGATCCGCCGGGCGGCGTTGCGACCCGGGACGGGGTGGAGCGGAAGGAGGGGGAAGAGCGATGTGCTCTTGCAGTTTCCTGAAGGGGATCGAGCCCATTGCGACGCATGCCTCGCAGAGTTGTATCTGCGGGGGCGGCACAAAGAGGTTGCAATCCCCTGAAGGGGATTGAGGCCTTTGCGACGCGGTGTCCAGCCGGGCAGGTCAGGCTCCGCTGGTCGAGCACCGGTTGCAATCCCCTGAAGGGGATTGAGGCCTTTGCGACCCGAAGGCGAGCGGAGCGAGCGAAGCGAGCGGAGGAGACGGGTTGCAATCCCCTGAAGGGGATTGAGGCCTTTGCGACGGGACGAGGCTGGGGAAGCGGTGGGGCAGGAGCTCGAGCGGCGGGTTGCAATCCCCTGAAGGGGATTGAGGCCTTTGCGACGAACTTATCCCGCTGCTCCGCGCGGCAGCGGGAGAGGCGCGTTGCAATCCCCTGAAGGGGATTGAGGCCTTTGCGACGAGGACCGGTAGCCGGTCCTCTACCCAGGCCTCGAGAACGGCCGTTGCAATCCCTGAAGGGGATTGAGGCCTTTGCGACACGGGGAGAAGTTCAGGAGGGGTTCGAGCGCTATGTGTGGCGTTGCAATCCCCTGAAGGGGATTGAGGCCTTTGCGACGGTGATGCATACGAGACCCTTCGGGCCTTGCTCGAGGGCAGGGGTTGCAATCCCCTGAAGGGGATTGAGGCCTTTGCGACCATACCATGTGGTAGATTACGCGGCAGAGTGGGAGAAGAGTGTAGTTGCAATCCCCTGAAGGGGATTGAGGCCTTTGCGACTCGCGGCCGATCTCGAGGATATCCTGAACGAGGCTCTCGAGCGGTTGCAATCCCCTGAAGGGGATTGAGGCCTTTGCGACCGACCCCGGACTTTTTGGCTACTCGCGTAGTACTTTTGGGTGAGGAGCGCATGTTCGCATCGTGCATTCGCCTCCGCGCTCTCGCTCGCCTCACCCGTCCTCCGTTGTCAAGGTACGTCGCTGCTCTCATTGTAGGCCCATCCGCTCCCGTGTCAAGCCCGCCCCACCAGCCGACGGAGCGGATGCCCCAGCCGCTCGGCTGCCCTCCGCTCCGACGAAACCGGCCGGCCCCATCCGGGCAGCTCAGCGAGCGACCGGTCGAGCCGCCTGCGCGACCGGGGCGTCCGCCGGCCAGCGCAGGTGCGGGATGACGTGGCGCCCGTAGGCCCGGATGAACGCTTCCTGGTTGCGTCCCACGTTGTGCACGTAGATCTCGGTGAAGCCGAGGTCGATGAGGTGCTGCAGGTACTCGCCGTGCCGGTCGAGGTCGGCCGAGATGAGCACGCGCCCCTGGAAGTGCTCGGGCCGCACCAGCCGCGCCATCGCCTGGAAGTCCTCGGGATTGCGGATATCTCCCTTCGGGAACGCCATGCCGCCGTTCGGCCACTCGCGCAGCGCGTTCTCGAGCGCCTCCTCGTCGGTCTCGGCCCAGGAGACGTGCACCTGGAGCAGGCGCGGCATCCGGCCAGGATCCTTGCCCGCTGCCCGCGCACCCTCCTCGAAGCGGGCCAGCAGCAGGCGCAGCTTCTCGTCGCTGGCGCCCGGCGTCAGGATGCCGTCGCAGAGCTCGCCGGTCTTCTTGGCCATGTACGGCCCGGCCGTGCCGACGATGACCGGCGGGGGCACTGCCGGCAGGGTGTACAGCTTGGCACTCTCGACTTTGAAGTACGTCCCCTCGTGCCGGATCACCTTGCCGGTGAAGAGCTTCTGGATCACCTGGATCGCCTCGAGGAGCATGCGGATCCGCTCGGCCGGCTCCGGCCAGTAGCGACCGACGATGTGCTCGTTGAGCGCTTCTCCCGCACCGAGCCCCAGCCAGAAGCGCCCGGGGAACATCGCCTCCAGCGTCGCCGCCGCCTGAGCGACGACCGCCGGGTGATAGCGGTACCCGATCGGTGGCGTGACACCGGTGCCGAAGCGGAGCCGCGTCGTCGCGCCGAGCGCGCCCAGCCAGGCCCAGACGAAGGCGCTCTGCCCTTGCTCCGGTGTCCAGGGATGGAAGTGGTCGGCGGCCAGCACGCTGTCGAACCCCTCCTGCTCGGCCAGCTGGCACCAGCGCAAGAGGTCGCTCGGATGGAACTGCTCGAAACTCGCCGAATAACCGAGCCGGCTCATCGCACCACCTTCCCTGCCGCGCGTCTCTCGTCGGCTCGCTGCCTCCGGCCTGAGTATGCTCGCAGCGAGCGAGCCGAGCGAGTGCCGAGAGGAGCGAGGCGATGTCCGACGCGCAGACCGAGCCGACTGCGACGACGCTCTGCGTGCAGGCGGGGCTGGAGCCGACGCCGAGCGTGACCGAGCCGCTCGCGCCACCGATCTGGCCAGCGGCAGCCTTCGCCTACCCCGACCTGGAGACGATGGAAGCGATCCTAGCCGGTGAGCAGCCCGGCTTCGTCTACGCCCGGTACGGAGTGCCGAACCACCTGCAACTGGAGCGAGCCCTGGCCAGGCTCGAGGACGGGGAAGCGGCGGTCGTGACGGCGAGCGGGATGAGCGCGATCACCGCGACGCTCTTCGCGCTGACCGCGCCCGGCCAGCGGGTGGTCGCCGACGTCGCCGTCTACCGCGGTACGCAGCTGCTCCTCGAACACGACCTGGCGCGTTTCGGCGTGACGGTCGAGCTCGTCGATTGCGGCGACCGCGCAGCCGTCGAGCGCGCCCTGGCCACACCGGCCCGGCTCCTCTGGGTGGACACGCTGACCAACCCGACGCTGCGGGTGCGCGACCTCCCCCAGCTCGCCAGCCTGGCCCGCGCTGCTGGCGCGCTGCTCGTCGTGGACAATACCTTCGCGACGCCGTTCCACTGCCGGCCGCTCGCCTGGGGCGCGGCGCTGGTCGTGCACTCGACGACCAAGTCGATCGGCGGACACCACGACGCGAGCGGCGGCGCGGTGATCGGCCCGGCCGAGCTGGTCGAGCCGATCCGGCGCCAGGTGATCCGGTTCGGCGGCCGCGGTGGCGCCTTCGATGCCTGGCTGATCCAGCGCGGGCTGGCGACGCTCCCGCTCCGGGCCGCGCGGAGCAGCGCGAGCGCGCTCGACCTGGCGACCCGGCTGGCGAGCCACCCGGCCGTCCGGCGGGTCTCCTACCCGGGGCTACCGGGCCACCCGGAGCACCAGCTGGCCCGGCGACTCCTGAGCGGCGGCTTCGGGGCCGTCCTGGCTTTCGAGCTGGCTGGGGGCGAGCCAGCGGTCCGGCGCTTCCTGCGCCCGCTCCGTCTCGTACGGTTCGCCGAGACGCTGGGCGGGACGGTGACGACGGTCGTGCACCCAGCGACGACGTCGCACCGGGCGCTCGCCCCCGAGGAACGGCGCGCGCTGGGTATCGCGGACGGGCTCGTGCGGCTCTCGGTCGGGCTGGAGGATCCAGCCGACCTCTGGCGCGACCTCGCCCAGGCGCTGGCGGCAGCCAGCTGAGGCAGGTCAGTCGCGCACGCTGGCGCGCTGGCGCAGCTCCTGCCAGTCGGCGAGCGCGGCAGCCCGGTCGTCGGGTGTCTCGCGCTCCGCGTAGCGGGCGAGGAGGTAGCGTGCCGTGAGGTCGGTGAAGGCGGGCGACAGGTGCGGGAACGACTGGGCGACTCGCCGGGCGAGGGCGAGCGGCGTCTCGCTCGGGCGGCGGGTCAGCCCGCGCGCCGCGAGGAGAGCCAGCGCCGCCCGGTAGGCGCTGCGCACGTCGCGCGGGCGAGCGAGACCGCGGCGCAGCGCCGGGCCGAGCCGTCGTGAGCGCCGCCAGCGAGGGAGAAACCCCGACCGGTCGAGCGGGATCCGCTCGCGCGCCTCGCTGGCGGCTGGCGCTCCGGGCGCACGCCGGAGGCGGCGGACGGAGCGAGCGACCAGGCGGGCGAGCAGCACGAGCAGGGCGCCACCGGCCAGGACAGCGAGCCCCTGGACGAGCCAGCCCGGTATGGGGAGCGTTGCCAGGACGTCCTGCGGGCGGAGGAGTTCCGGCAGCGCCGGTAGGCTCGGCGGCGGGCCCGGTGCGCCCGGTCGCGCCAGGAGGCGCAGTACCCAGGCGAGGAGGCGGACCGTCCACCAGACCACCAGTGCGAGAGCGACAGCGAAGGTGACCAGCACGGCGACGACGAGCGTGAAGAGCCAGGTGACCGCCTGGGCGATGCGCGGCCAGAGGGCCGGACCAGCTGCCAGGCTGGCGAGCGCGCCGGCGGCGAGGATCGCCCCGGCGAGGACGAGCGACCGGACGATCCAACCTACCGGCGTCCCGGCTTCCGGATAAGCGAGCCGCACTGCCTGCGCCTGGACGAGCGCTGCGGTGAGGAGCCGGAACAGGAGGAGCGAGGGAACAGCGAGCGCCAGACGGTCCCAGGCGGCTTGGGCGGCCGCCCCGCCGCTCAGCGCGGCGACCAGCGTCGCGCCACCGACCGCCGCCGCGTCACGGAGGACAGCCCAGCGGAGGTAGTCGCCCTGGAACGGGAACGGCTCATTGGCCAGGACGAGCGCGCGCCACCAGGCGAGCGCGCTCAGGAGGGCGAGCCCGACGGCACCGGAGTCGAGCCGGAAGAGCGCAGGGACATACCCCCAGAACGGCTCCCCGGTATGGCGTACCGCCCACCAGCTCCACGTCCAGAGGAGCCAGCCGCCAGCGGCCAGCAGGCGGGCCCAGGCGAGGTCGGCCGTCCGCGCGAGCACCGTACGGGCGAGGACGAAGGCGACCAGCCCGGTAGCGGCCAGCGTGAGCCAGCTGGGCACGGCGGCTGGCTCGGCCTGGGAGAGGACTGCGAGCCAGGCGACCCAGGGTGCGACGGCCAGCGCCTCAGCGGCAGCGGCACTCACGGTGAGCGCGAGAGACAGCGGGTCAACGCGCCAGCGCACCGTCGGCCTCCAGCTCGTAGACCACGAGCCCGCGCCGGGTGGGGAGCCCGGCCTCGCAGGCCACCGCGAGGAGCGCGATCCCGTATCCCTGGCGCCAGAGCGCCAGCAGCGTCCGCCGGAGCGGGTCGGTGACCAGCGCCGTCACGACGACGATGGTCGAGCCACCCGGCAAGAGACGCGCTTCGGTGGCGAGCAGCGCCTCGAGGCGGTAGCCCGTGTGCGGGACCAGCATGGCGAGCGCCTCCAGCACCCGCTGGAGCTGGCGCGGGTGGCGGCTGGGCGGCACGCGCACGATCCGCTCGCCACCGACCAGTGGTGCGTTGGCCCAGAGGCCGACCGGGAACCCCTGGTCTGTCCCCCAGGCAGCCAGCGAGGCAGTGAGGGAGATCGCCCATTCGAGTTCGCCGGGGCGTACCCCCTCCCAAAAGTGCTCGAAGGTGTTGACGTCGAGGAAGAGCGCGAGCGCTGGCGCAGCCGTCCGCTCGAGCAGGCGCGTCTGGAGTTCACCCAGTCGTGCGGTGGCTCGCCAGTGGACCTGCCGCGGCGAGTCACCCGGCTGGTAGGGACGGACACCCTGGATGCGGAGCGGATCCTCGAGCAGCGGGCGCAGCGGCACGGCATCGCCGAGCGGGCGTTCGGCCGGGAGGCCGAACGATTCGACCGGCCGGATCTCCGGGTAGACGAGCAGCGTCGCACCGGCTTCCACCTCGAGCCGGGCTCTCGCCAGGCCGAAAGGGTCGCCGGTCGTCAGCACTGCGGGACCGAGCCGGTAGAAGCCACGGCGTACCGCTCGGCCAGCGTAGCGCCGCACGACCCGTTCCGCTGCACCGACCGCGAGCAGCGTGCGGAGGACCCGGCGCTCCGGCTTGGGCGAGGGGCCGAGGGGCACATCGGGTACAGTGAGCGCAGCAGGCAGTTCCTCGACGACCTCGACCCAGGGAAGCGGCAAGAGCTTGGCGTTCTCGATGACGAGGCTCAGCGTCACCGTCTCGCCGGGGAAGACGCGCGGCGGATCCACGCTCCGCCGGTAGCGGACACGGGAGAAACCGAACCTGCGCCAGAGCAACGCGAGCGTTAGGACCGCTGCGACGGAGAAGGCGACCAGGGCGAGGACCGGCCGAGAGAGCGCCACGCCAGCCAGGCCGAGCACCAGTGCAGCGACGAGCGTACCGGGCAGGACTTCCTCGCGCTCGAGCGGGACGACCGACGGTGCACGCTCCACGGTCAGGCGCCTCCGACGGGTTCCTCGACCGGGACGGGTACCTCCTCGAGCACCGCGCGGACGACACCTTCGCCGGTCGTGCCGTGCAGGGCGGCTCGCGGGGCGAGCGTCAACCGGTGCGCGAGCACGGGGACAGCGACCGCCTGCACGTCGTCGGGGAGGACGTAGCCGCGCCCGTCCAGGAGCGCCCGCGCCTGGGCCGCGCGAGCCAGTGCGAGCGTGGCGCGCGGGCTGGCACCGAGCTCGACCTCCTCCCGCTCGCGGGTGCGCCGCGCCAGTGCGACGAGGTAGTCGAGCGTCGCTTGTCCGAGAAAGACGCGCCGGCTCTCCTCGATCGCCGCAGCGAGCTCCTCGGGGCGGGTCACCGGATCCAGTTCGACCAGCGGGTCACCGGCGAGGAAGCGGCGCACGATCGCGGCCTCGTCCTCCGGTGACGGATAGCCGAGACGCACGCGCATCGCGAACCGGTCGAGCTGCGCTTCGGGTAAGGGGAACGTCCCCTCGAGTTCGATCGGATTCTGGGTGGCCACGACGAGGAACGGTTGCGGCAAGCGGTAGGTCTCGCGCTCGACCGTCACCTGTCGCTCCTCCATCGCCTCCAGCAGGGCCGCCTGGGTACGGGGCGTGCCGCGGTTGATCTCGTCGGCGAGCACGACGTTGGCGAAGACCGGCCCGGGATGGAAGACGAAGGCCCCGCGGCCCGGCTCGTAGACGAGCGAGCCGGTGACGTCGGCCGGCAAGAGGTCGGGCGTGAACTGGATGCGCCGGAAGACACCGCCGATCGCCTGGCAGAAGGAGCGGGCGAGCTTCGTCTTGCCGATACCGGGAACGTCCTCGACCAGGACGTGGCCACCGGAAAGGACAGCGA from Thermomicrobium sp. 4228-Ro includes the following:
- a CDS encoding DUF4129 domain-containing protein, producing MRWRVDPLSLALTVSAAAAEALAVAPWVAWLAVLSQAEPAAVPSWLTLAATGLVAFVLARTVLARTADLAWARLLAAGGWLLWTWSWWAVRHTGEPFWGYVPALFRLDSGAVGLALLSALAWWRALVLANEPFPFQGDYLRWAVLRDAAAVGGATLVAALSGGAAAQAAWDRLALAVPSLLLFRLLTAALVQAQAVRLAYPEAGTPVGWIVRSLVLAGAILAAGALASLAAGPALWPRIAQAVTWLFTLVVAVLVTFAVALALVVWWTVRLLAWVLRLLARPGAPGPPPSLPALPELLRPQDVLATLPIPGWLVQGLAVLAGGALLVLLARLVARSVRRLRRAPGAPAASEARERIPLDRSGFLPRWRRSRRLGPALRRGLARPRDVRSAYRAALALLAARGLTRRPSETPLALARRVAQSFPHLSPAFTDLTARYLLARYAERETPDDRAAALADWQELRQRASVRD
- a CDS encoding DUF58 domain-containing protein: MERAPSVVPLEREEVLPGTLVAALVLGLAGVALSRPVLALVAFSVAAVLTLALLWRRFGFSRVRYRRSVDPPRVFPGETVTLSLVIENAKLLPLPWVEVVEELPAALTVPDVPLGPSPKPERRVLRTLLAVGAAERVVRRYAGRAVRRGFYRLGPAVLTTGDPFGLARARLEVEAGATLLVYPEIRPVESFGLPAERPLGDAVPLRPLLEDPLRIQGVRPYQPGDSPRQVHWRATARLGELQTRLLERTAAPALALFLDVNTFEHFWEGVRPGELEWAISLTASLAAWGTDQGFPVGLWANAPLVGGERIVRVPPSRHPRQLQRVLEALAMLVPHTGYRLEALLATEARLLPGGSTIVVVTALVTDPLRRTLLALWRQGYGIALLAVACEAGLPTRRGLVVYELEADGALAR
- a CDS encoding AAA family ATPase, with the protein product MTAPFRPPAEPLPLERVHALQALLHRIRDTVERVIVGKREVVELLLVAVLSGGHVLVEDVPGIGKTKLARSFCQAIGGVFRRIQFTPDLLPADVTGSLVYEPGRGAFVFHPGPVFANVVLADEINRGTPRTQAALLEAMEERQVTVERETYRLPQPFLVVATQNPIELEGTFPLPEAQLDRFAMRVRLGYPSPEDEAAIVRRFLAGDPLVELDPVTRPEELAAAIEESRRVFLGQATLDYLVALARRTREREEVELGASPRATLALARAAQARALLDGRGYVLPDDVQAVAVPVLAHRLTLAPRAALHGTTGEGVVRAVLEEVPVPVEEPVGGA
- a CDS encoding trans-sulfuration enzyme family protein; the protein is MSDAQTEPTATTLCVQAGLEPTPSVTEPLAPPIWPAAAFAYPDLETMEAILAGEQPGFVYARYGVPNHLQLERALARLEDGEAAVVTASGMSAITATLFALTAPGQRVVADVAVYRGTQLLLEHDLARFGVTVELVDCGDRAAVERALATPARLLWVDTLTNPTLRVRDLPQLASLARAAGALLVVDNTFATPFHCRPLAWGAALVVHSTTKSIGGHHDASGGAVIGPAELVEPIRRQVIRFGGRGGAFDAWLIQRGLATLPLRAARSSASALDLATRLASHPAVRRVSYPGLPGHPEHQLARRLLSGGFGAVLAFELAGGEPAVRRFLRPLRLVRFAETLGGTVTTVVHPATTSHRALAPEERRALGIADGLVRLSVGLEDPADLWRDLAQALAAAS
- a CDS encoding TIGR03557 family F420-dependent LLM class oxidoreductase, with the translated sequence MSRLGYSASFEQFHPSDLLRWCQLAEQEGFDSVLAADHFHPWTPEQGQSAFVWAWLGALGATTRLRFGTGVTPPIGYRYHPAVVAQAAATLEAMFPGRFWLGLGAGEALNEHIVGRYWPEPAERIRMLLEAIQVIQKLFTGKVIRHEGTYFKVESAKLYTLPAVPPPVIVGTAGPYMAKKTGELCDGILTPGASDEKLRLLLARFEEGARAAGKDPGRMPRLLQVHVSWAETDEEALENALREWPNGGMAFPKGDIRNPEDFQAMARLVRPEHFQGRVLISADLDRHGEYLQHLIDLGFTEIYVHNVGRNQEAFIRAYGRHVIPHLRWPADAPVAQAARPVAR